In Setaria italica strain Yugu1 chromosome IX, Setaria_italica_v2.0, whole genome shotgun sequence, the genomic stretch GCGACCTGCATAACCTATGAGTGGGATTTGGGGTGACATGACCAAcatgtttttcatttgtttgacttCTTAAACATGCGATAACTTTACTTTTGTCTATTCATTTTAAATTTCATTTGCACCACTATGTTCATTATCACGAGATCTATAAAACTAGACCAATGATGCATATATTTTGAAATAGTTTTTATGTACTGACAATTTATGATAATGTGCCGTAGCTAATTCTAAATTAAGTGTGTAGCTACTAATGTTCCTTTTATTTAAACAAAGCTACTAACGTTCTTACTCATTTGAAGTATCTATATAAGTTGCCAAATAGTTTCTAAATAAATTATTgtgtatttttatataaattaaTAGTAATAACTTCATATTCATACAAATTCATTGTATAAGTTAAGTTGATACTGGACATGCAAGTTTTACACGGTATAATACAAGTTGCTACATGGTCGTTTACAATTTTTTAACAGATAAACAAGTCAAGTTGCTACCTCCAAATTACAACATAAATTGCTACACAGTCTATAAGTTAATATTGTACATTCAATAAGAGTTGACAATCATGTAAAACGTTTTTAAAACATATCAAATATGAATCTTATTTTGTACATCTCATCACAAAATTCGTAATGGTGAAAACGAATTTGAAAATAGACACTTGATAAGAGAGTAATGGTCATTTGAAGAAAAAATAACTTATTATGTTCGCCTACATCAGCATGATGTCGTTCTAAAAGTGACGTATGTGTATATTGCTACTGTGCGGTACCCTGCTTTTGCGGTTTGCTCAGACATACTGTCTCCAGAGTCCAGAGGGGATCGTGCAGTCCGCATGCGCACGACCGGTCGCGGTTAACGCGGTCAAAAAAAACATAGTCGGCACCAACTGACAGTCCATTCCATAAGCTGAAAGGTCTCCGCATGGAATTTCTATGCCTGAAGATAACAGTCAGCAGCATCACGGCACATCTGCTGGATGCCCTGCACCGGAATGCGACAAAGACTCTCTCCAGACGTAGGCAACGCCGAGCCACAGACACTTCAATTTGTTccacataaaaaaaaaacacacaatATTCCTTTTCACGATATGGTCCAACTTGGGACCATATTTCGACTTCAGTCGAAAAGGAAAAACACAACTTTGCTTCGACCCTTTTTCTGCTCTCTCGCATGGGTCTAGAACAAGTTTCTCTATTGTACACGAGCTGGGACAGGGAAATGGGAACATGTTCATATCTATACAGAATAATGCTTAACCATACAACAAATTACAACACGTTGCTACATCATGCTGAGCTTGGACATGTGACAGCATAATCAATACAAAGGGAGCACTTTAGCATGATTAGTTGTACAACAATAGGGTAAGCAATCCTAGTTTTGGTTAGAAGGGTCCTACACCAAATGAGACTTCCGTTTGAAGGCCTCCACCGTTTCAATGAATATCTGATGGTTCTCCACCCTGGCCAATAAAAATTTGCAAGCAAAATGATTATCAGACACGTTCAGCGCTTTCTTTGCGACATAAGGATATTAAAGCTAAAGGTACGGTGTGAAAATTGCTGCAGAAGCAAGAGAAACCTCTCCAACATCATGCTACAAAATGGAAGAGATACCAATAATTTTGGAAAGTGTTATAATTTTCTTTTACCAACCCTCCAGTTACTACCACCTAACCCAATGGAGATAGCCAGATGCTTATAGATTAGGGAGCGAGGAAGCAACTACTAGGAGTGCCCTCTGTTATTTGGAAATCTCCAATGCACAGTGATTTTGCACGTAATGTATCCCATATGGCAGGAAATCATGGTTTTCTAGTGGGAAGTGCCTTTTCAATTTCATGCTTGCATAGGTGATGGGTAAGCCAACAATACAAGTGTGAGCATGGGCAAAACTAAATGATTTGCTTGGATGGTATTTCTGTCTGATTCAGTAGTTACAGATACATTTTGCTTGCAGAAATTCAACGCAAGCAATCAGAGTTGTGGTTATTTTAATCTTTTACAACATTCAAGATGAATTTCAAATTACTAATGATAAATTCAAAAGAAGCTTGCAGTTTAGAAGCCACTCACATTTTATCCGCTTCTTGATAATAGTTTGGAGCAACTGCCAAAAGTTGGCCATTATAGTTATACGCCATTGATGCCACACTGCCCGAATAGCTAGGAAGCTGCAATAGTAAAATATTGTTGCTTTTACATAACTGAACCAAAGAACAAAGAAATCCAGTCGCTCAAAATTAGATAAGAGTGGAAAAGCTGCCAGAGGCAGACAGAGCAAAATGTAAGCAGGAGGAGAAAATGTTGTATGCTTTGTGATTTAAGGCACCATCAACCATGTTATACATGGAAGTCCAAGGGTTAGCAGGGGTTCAACTATTTAGGAATATTTTTTCAAGAAGTAATAAATGAACCCTGCCAGCTGGAATTTTGCACAAAATATGCAACAAACTAAGCATCTTTTTAAATCAATATAGCACTGTGTTACTCTCCTGTTAACAAATAACTTCTGTTGTTCATTGTTCTGTAACTGAATCAGCAGACCAAATGATAATACCATTTGGGGAAGGCATAAATTAATCAGTATGGAAAGGGGAGGATGACACTAGATTTAGCAGGAGAAACTATGGGAAGACATTTCACTCTGAAGTGATCTTACCACAAACAAAACATTCCTTGAGACTAAGCAATCAAACAAAAACTTGATATTACCTCAATCAGTTTCTTTTTTAATTCAGCATCCCAGGCGATAGCATATCCTCCATCATCTCCAGTAACAAAAGTTTTCTTGCTGCGGATCATAAGCATATGAGTTTAGTTCCATCTTGAGAAAATGATAGACCTTCTATATGCAAAACATACCTTGGATGCATTGCGATGCAATTTATTGGAACCAGGTTGGATCTTCCGTTTCTGGAATTTGGATGACATCGGAAAGCATATCTGCAAAAACACAACTAGAATTACAATGGATGATTTGTACTTTCTCCCTTGCTTATTTTGGCCCTGCTACCTAAAAGATGTCCAATTTAGTTCTGATTGGTCCTTTTGTAAGAAATATGGATAGAAAACTAGGTAGGGATGTGATCTAGAGATACGATTAATGTAAAAAACAGGCAATTCCACAAGTTAATAAGAGATGATAGGATATTATGAAAAATTATTCTTAAAATGTTGATTGCAATCTCTGCATCATCTCCATTCAGATGAGAAATTACCTTGCGCCATAATGCACCAGAATTACGTGCCTTATTTTTAATCAAGTATGGTTAAAAGATAGTATATAAGTAATAATGAGATGAATAAACAACAAACTGAAACCTAAAGAGCATACCAATACTAACCCCATATTCTCATTTTTTACATCATCAAGATAGTTCAATGCAACAACTCCGTCGACAGAACCAGCAACATATCctaataaaaaaagaattgtCACATGATTGAAAAACAATGTCACATCTGGATCTAAAATCCATGGCAGAATGAATGACCAAAGCATATATGAGGCCATTTGACAATAAACCAAATGAAttaaattcaacattttattctTACAAGATCCTACCTTGCAATGTAATTTCATTTAAAATCAAATTTCAACTTTTATAGAAATACTAACTATACACAAGGTCTTGCTAAGCAACATAAAAAGTTTACTTTATGTTGATGACCATATATCAATTGTTACGAAAGTTATCATGAAGACAGACTTAAAGCCTTACAAAAAAGAATTATTGAAATTCCtaattaagttttttttttcaaaaaagacaTACCATCCCACTCCGCAGAAGATTGATGGCATCGAATTTGGTACTCTAGAGGAGAAAAGTTTGCTTCAACTGGCCCAGTTAGATTCCTCATGTCATAAAAATTAACTGTTTTGGCAACTGCTGCTGATATATACATGCCGCACAATGAAAGCGATGTCACATCCGAATTGAAGGTGATTGTGCTGTTGGGGCTTACACTTCTTACTTTTGCATCCCAGAATTGAAGCTTTTTGTTAAAGGTGCCAGTcacaatttgacctgaaaaatAATAACGTAATAGCAATAAATACATGCTCCAGTGGTATTTGATTATAAATTTAAGATGCAAGAATAAAATGGTGCCTTTTTCAACATGGTACATAAATCTTTAAATATCGAGTAGTGTTTGAATTGGTTCCTAAAAAGGACTCGGCTGCTAAACATTATCAGGTTTGTACGTGTTTCAAAAGCAATTGACGAGAAGTCAAGAACATCTATCTATAGTTCTATACAGACAAAACATCTAATGAACCAACCACAAAATCATCAACATATAAGAGTACAAGACTATTTTACGGTCATCCTTACCAGTGATCTGACAATATTCAGTACAAGCAACCACATCTTCATGGAGCCCCACTGTATCCTCAGAACCTGAGCGGAAGTCATACCTGAGAATAtttcctataacgtaaatgcaatGATATAGAGTTTCCAAATTAAACTAATAAACGTGAAGAGTGCGACTTTACTCTATCAGTGACACATAATCCTTTCTACCTCGATATAGTTGCAATTGCACGTCTAGTTGTAATAGAGTACGAACTAATATGATTTGTCCTATAGATGGCACATCGAAAGAATGCAAAGATGCAAGCAAACAGCACTAAATGGAACCATAATGCCTCATTTGCTCTATCATGCATTAGCAGCAAATGCAAAATTATTGCAATGGTCAACCCAAGGTCAAATTTGTACATGCATTTTGTATACTGGCGCTTAGTTCTTGTAATTTCTAGATTTGTGTTTAATTCTTACTACGTCAAAATACATAATGAACTGCATCAGGAACAGTGCGCAGAATTAAGCTGTGGAACTTGAATGTCAGTATAGGAAGCACACTGATAACTCACGCTATCATGCATTCAGCAACACTAAAATGCAACATAATACACTAGCTGACTAGCACGAGGCACTAAACAGATGCCTTAGGATAGAATACAGAAACGGATTGCTTTTTAACTTTACCTTCTCACAGATCCATCAGAGCAGCCAGCGAACGCTGCTGACTCATTCTCGAAGCAGCAATCCAGAAGCGCCGCCTCCGAGTCCGCCTTGAACCGCAGCGCGTTCGCGTCGGCGTCATACAGCCGCAGCCCCTGTGGAACAAATCCGGCGCAAAACCCTATCAGACACTGCTCCCCACCTGGCCACCACCACGGAAACGATCTCCCCCAAATTTCAAATCGACTTGAGCGCGCCCAAATTTTACTCCGATATGAGCTGGACCGCGGCAATTTACCGAAAAATACCACCCCCAACCCCAAAGAAATTCAGAATTGTTTGCATCTCCGGCGAACTCCACCGAACCAGGAAGTGGCAAGGAGAGACGCCTAAGCCGCAGCGAACCGCGAGGCGGGGAGAGAGAGCTCTCACCGAATCCCACGAGGAGACGAGCAGGTTGTTGGAGGTGGGCGCAAACCGAACCCGGGATGCGGCGCCTGCGGTGGCGCCGCCCGCCAGGCTCCGCCTCGCCATCGACGGGTCTCAAGGCGCGGCGTGGCCCTCGCTAGCGGAGTGAActgggaggcggaggcggagcactCCGAAATTCGAATAGAAAAATTGAGCTCCTGCTGACTGACGGCATCGTGGGCCGAGATATCAAGGCAGATTTAAGGTCGGCCCAATAGCATTCGGCTCAGGCTCCGTTCCTGAATTCTGTCTGAGCGGTGTTGGTCTCGCTCTCGCAGTGATCATTTCTGGCAGGAAGATTCAGCCATTTGCTGAAACAGATTCACGCACGTTTGATTGCTGCAGAACAGAATATAATAATACTAGAAGGGTTTGACACGAATAGGTCAGCGTGATCAAAGCACAAAGCTTGTCCAGCAGAAGCATCACATCAGctgggtcccacatgtcaagGACCCTGAAAAGTGTGACATGATGGCCTTCACCTGATGGAAGTATGTATGACTTTGGCCTCTGAATTTGTTGATAATGTCACGTGGGTTCGCAAAAGTTTGCGGCAAACATTAGCAACGTTAGTATGATGCTTGAATGGGAACAAGAAAATTGGGACGCAACAATTGCATAATCCAAGGGTTCAGCCGGATGGTCGAATCAAATTCAAATAGCAAGTCGTATGCTAATGGCTAAATGCTAGCCAATTAACCAGAACATAAGGTACAAAAAGAATACAGACTCGGACCCTCCTTCATACCCTTTGTTGCACATGCGATGAGCTATTCTTCAGAGATCAAGGTGGCTTACAGGCATTTCAGTTTTGTCACAATGAATTATACCGGACCTAATAACCTGGAACAGCTTAATACAATGCTGTCTCAGAAATGTCTTATCAACTAATTTACGGAATTTATTATAGGAACGTACACCATGTTTCGACCCAAAAGCATGAAAGTTTGGGGGTGAGGCCAATAGGCCGACAAAGTATGTACACTCATGACTGATCACCTTATACCAGTCCATCATCCATCTTAGTCTCTATAACAAACGGGTGCCGCCCAATACCTGAGAATGCTGTCCAATGCTTGCTGGCAAGACCTTTCTCAAGATGCAGCTGCGATGTTGTTGCCTGACGGACATCTGGTTCTGCGACACCGCCTTGTTGTTCTTCCCCATCCAATCATACCCCTTTCATCGGCTTCCAAGTCTCCAGTGCCAGCAGGTTTAGGGGGTGGGGGGCTGACCtcaacctcctcctcttctacGGTTACAGTTACTACAGTTTTCCGAGGTTTCCTACCTCTTGTCCGCCCACCATAACGTCCTCGCCTAGTTAGACTCGACTCCCAGGATCCACCAGAAGCCTGGACTAACCCCTCAAGCAGCTGAACATCCTCTATGATTTCAGGCCGGGAAAGTGACGAAAGGCCAGGCAAGATATCTTTCTGAAAGTCCCGCTTTTGCCGTCGCCTCCTTTGCTGGCCCCTTCTAGGCTTGGTGAGGAGGTGAGCAGTTGAAACTGCTTGTTCATCGGTTGTGATTGCAGGTTCCAGTGGCCTGCTCCAGTATTCATCAATCTTGGTTTCTTCCAGCTTCAGTGTCAAGGACTCAAATGAATCCAACTCATCATCACTGGTATCATTGGTGCAAGCTTGGAGTTCCACTTGTTCAGCAAGGTCATTGATGTTTGATACAGCGAGATCTGCAAACCACTGCAACATATCATCAGACACCTCAGCAGCTGTTGGTATATCCATTGACAATGCAACAATGTTCTCAGCTGCTGCCATAGCGGCTGTAACAGATGTGCTGTCAATCTCCTGGTATGCGTCAAGTTTACCAGGATGTGCGCATTCTTGATCAAAAGTCCATGCAGCACCGTCTTCACAAGCTGGCACCTCCAAGTCAATCACGAACGCACGTTTAGGCTGGTTGTTCTGTAAAGGGGCCACCTGACATTCATgtgacactaccgattcctcaGAATTGTCTTCGTTTGGTACATCATCATTCAGATCGATGAAATTCCTGATGGGGGCGCCACTTTTCTTGATGACTCCTTCAGCAGCCTGTCCATCTTTAGGCACATGCTTCTGGCATGAAAGAGGTAAACGTGCAGCAGTCTCTTGGGCCTTATTACAAACAAGCAGAGTTCTAGCGATAATGTCTTCTGAAGGCCCATCTTTCTTAATCCCACAGCCTAGGGATGTTGAGGCAGAATCTGATAAATTCCGAATAGTTTGGCCAAGTTCGTTCTGGTCTTTAGTATTTTTCAGCTCCACTGCAGTTCCAAATGAATGGCCAAACAACTTCCCTGGCTTCTCCAAAGCTATCGGGTCAGCACATCTACCTTTATTTTTGAGCCAAGAGATCCCGAATACTGATCCCCCGTCTTTACTATGCTGAAAACTGCCAGCACATCTCCCTTCTTGTTCTACAAGACTATCTTCCTGACAATCTGACAGTGCGTCATTCAAATTAAAGTTCTTCATGCCCTTGCCATGGGACTGTCGATCTGAATGTTCAAACTTCTGGGAGTTCTTTTGCTCCAGGTCACTTGAAATTGCTACCTGATGACGTGAGTGGGACCCAGAAAATGGATCAAGTGGAAAACCAGGATAGCGGCcatctaaattatccacatTTTTCAGCTTTGGAGTCGAAGTTCCAATGCTCTGCGTCACAGCACTAAGACTGGTGTACGAATTCACAGCTGACGATCCATTGAACCGTGCAATTAAAGCAGGATTATTGATAACGCTGCTCCTTGGGTCTGCTGTGCAAGAACCCATTGGGGAGACAATGGAAGGGTGGTCTATTTGAGGAATAGAGATGGGGGCAGCAAATGTACCCGTATTTGAATGATGTGGACGGTCAAGCGTAGCAAAATTATTGATAGCAGAAGGTTCCAGAGGACTTCGTGCAAACCATCCAACTGAACTATTTTGACCTTGGTAAACAAATTGGTTATAATTGGCAGGCCTCCCGTCGGCAGCTTTGAAGTATTTTGAGGGATCAGCATCACTATATCTGGGTGCTAAAAATGTCATACTGCTGACTTGTTTACCTGAAGGGTTAAAGTAAGAAACAGAACAATTATAAGACAGGACCAAGTCAGCTGTGAATACAGTTCAGTAAAAGAATGTGCAAGCTATAAAGAAACATCCAAAAGAAACTATCTAAGCTCTCAGCATGACATTAACAAGCATCAATATGCCAGACAACAAATAATATGACATGCAGAAAAGGAAAGACACAAGCTGTGGTCAAGCGAAAGCAAGTCACCCTatgtcttctttttttaaacCTCCTTGAGGGGAAAGGCAAGTTAATGTATCAGAAAGAAGATTGGCATTACAAGTTTCAATGAGCAAAGTACTGGAAAACAAAATACACAGAAGTACTACTCTGCAATATGATTCGGGAAACCAGTAATCCAAAGAAAAAATGAGCATGTGCTCTACTCCTAGTACAGATTGCAGCCTTATAAGGACTAGAGAACAGCTTGCAACATAGTAGATTCTAGATTATACAGTACACATCTCAAAGGCCACCATTGACACTAAAAAGATAAGACCCATGAAGGTGTTCAGGCTGCAATCCAGAGGTTACAGCAAGGAACTACGAAAGAATAAAAAAGATGCCCAGAACGAAGTAACAGAACTAGCATGGCTAAGTTAAATAGTAAAAAGATAAGGATAGCATATTGTGCCATTTGCTAACCATATTACCAGAAACATGAACAACTTTTCCTCCCAAATCCAAAGCAAACATATACGCTTTAACACAAATTAATTCTTAGTTTATGGATATGGTAACTATGGTATTGACAAATATACTGGACCAGCATAAAAAGAACTCTGTGGCTAGgaattattttaaaaataaacaaCAGTGTTGATTGAGCCTTATCGTTACCTTTATTGATTGACGGTTTGTTCTCATGCCTTATTTTCGCACTTGCATCAAAGAAGTTTGAGCTTGTCCCTTCGTCGGCGTGCTTGTCTTTGGAGTATTCTTTATTGAAACTGAAGTTAGTTGTGTTTGGTCTCAATATTGGTTGGTGCCAAGAGTTCTCCAGGGTATGCGAGAGGCCTTTGGAAACTGATCCATTTGCTCTACCCATATAGATGCCAGCATTTGACTCGTTCAGGTCAGTAACTTGCTGGCTTCCATGATTATTTTTAGTCCGCAAACCTGAGGTTGAACTATTATCACTGAACCTCCCCAAGGCTTCTGCGCTAACTAATGTAAGGTCAGCATCGTTCCGGGGTTTTGT encodes the following:
- the LOC101771601 gene encoding uncharacterized protein LOC101771601, producing MGAKVEGESYMPGYYATGDLNMEPNGRWSPYYEDRASNGQLCNGFTTKPTNGYSEFDKEMLKHQMLEHEAVFRQQVYELHRVYKIQRDMMKQHQSKEIYSYPMLAVASHTNSPSQVPPNGAKMMWQMPVPPVSTTYRKTPVAEHNDTNQSSMKFLREGSVQSSPNGFLSSDAAPRSRQGTFDLQLPADHYIDDDNTSDNKPIDFLGLASDTKPRNDADLTLVSAEALGRFSDNSSTSGLRTKNNHGSQQVTDLNESNAGIYMGRANGSVSKGLSHTLENSWHQPILRPNTTNFSFNKEYSKDKHADEGTSSNFFDASAKIRHENKPSINKGKQVSSMTFLAPRYSDADPSKYFKAADGRPANYNQFVYQGQNSSVGWFARSPLEPSAINNFATLDRPHHSNTGTFAAPISIPQIDHPSIVSPMGSCTADPRSSVINNPALIARFNGSSAVNSYTSLSAVTQSIGTSTPKLKNVDNLDGRYPGFPLDPFSGSHSRHQVAISSDLEQKNSQKFEHSDRQSHGKGMKNFNLNDALSDCQEDSLVEQEGRCAGSFQHSKDGGSVFGISWLKNKGRCADPIALEKPGKLFGHSFGTAVELKNTKDQNELGQTIRNLSDSASTSLGCGIKKDGPSEDIIARTLLVCNKAQETAARLPLSCQKHVPKDGQAAEGVIKKSGAPIRNFIDLNDDVPNEDNSEESVVSHECQVAPLQNNQPKRAFVIDLEVPACEDGAAWTFDQECAHPGKLDAYQEIDSTSVTAAMAAAENIVALSMDIPTAAEVSDDMLQWFADLAVSNINDLAEQVELQACTNDTSDDELDSFESLTLKLEETKIDEYWSRPLEPAITTDEQAVSTAHLLTKPRRGQQRRRRQKRDFQKDILPGLSSLSRPEIIEDVQLLEGLVQASGGSWESSLTRRGRYGGRTRGRKPRKTVVTVTVEEEEVEVSPPPPKPAGTGDLEADERGMIGWGRTTRRCRRTRCPSGNNIAAAS
- the LOC101771201 gene encoding mitotic checkpoint protein BUB3.3; amino-acid sequence: MARRSLAGGATAGAASRVRFAPTSNNLLVSSWDSGLRLYDADANALRFKADSEAALLDCCFENESAAFAGCSDGSVRRYDFRSGSEDTVGLHEDVVACTEYCQITGQIVTGTFNKKLQFWDAKVRSVSPNSTITFNSDVTSLSLCGMYISAAVAKTVNFYDMRNLTGPVEANFSPLEYQIRCHQSSAEWDGYVAGSVDGVVALNYLDDVKNENMGYAFRCHPNSRNGRSNLVPINCIAMHPSKKTFVTGDDGGYAIAWDAELKKKLIELPSYSGSVASMAYNYNGQLLAVAPNYYQEADKMVENHQIFIETVEAFKRKSHLV